The Drosophila teissieri strain GT53w chromosome X, Prin_Dtei_1.1, whole genome shotgun sequence genome has a segment encoding these proteins:
- the LOC122625284 gene encoding uncharacterized protein LOC122625284, which translates to MQLNDHWRKIVKTLIFAFLCTEMQTTYTHRDLAAKRGISLAEMDAIAAPSGKERFQLNMMAPHQASIRLLALERDYFGKGHICSGALVAPSVVLTVSSCLFSQVKKSNYHPSELRVVLGSPQRFAPHEQALVFGVTHIHQPPKELALAIIMLEKDVPEDHPYIEPIGLPAPGANSILDAEHHQLLQINTWGYDSDIRELHDLVTLNATHTSCHQQQSTSPRICVQLKTGNYNRGQLYMDAGATLTERDRLLGLRSIDGAFEDVASHVDWILTKIGDGGNQNSAIWGILGFLVFTGYVITISTKTFST; encoded by the exons CATACACCCATCGTGATTTGGCCGCCAAACGTGGTATTAGCCTGGCCGAAATGGACGCCATTGCAGCGCCATCGGGCAAGGAACGATTCCAGCTGAATATGATGGCTCCACACCAGGCATCCATACGATTGTTGGCCTTGGAGCGGGACTATTTCGGCAAGGGTCACATCTGCTCGGGCGCCTTGGTGGCGCCCTCTGTTGTGCTGACCGTCAGTAGCTGCCTCTTCAG CCAAGTGAAGAAGTCAAACTACCATCCATCAGAGCTGCGAGTGGTGCTCGGCAGCCCCCAGAGATTTGCTCCCCACGAGCAGGCACTCGTCTTCGGAGTGACCCACATCCATCAGCCGCCAAAGGAGCTGGCTCTGGCCATCATTATGCTGGAGAAGGATGTGCCCGAGGATCATCCCTATATTGAACCCATTGGTCTACCCGCTCCTGGAGCCAATTCCATCCTGGATGCGGAGCACCATCAACTACTGCAGATTAACACCTGGGGCTACGATAGCGATATACGCGAGCTCCACGATCTGGTCACCTTGAATGCCACCCACACATCctgccaccagcagcagagtACATCGCCCAGGATTTGTGTCCAGCTGAAGACCGGCAACTACAATCGTGGCCAGCTTTACATGGATGCCGGTGCAACGCTGACGGAACGGGATCGTCTGTTGGGCTTGAGAAGCATCGACGGAGCCTTCGAGGACGTGGCCAGCCATGTGGACTGGATACTGACCAAGATTGGAGATGGTGGCAATCAAAATAGCGCCATCTGGGGCATACTGGGTTTCTTAGTATTCACCGGTTACGTGATCACCATTAGCACAAAGACCTTTTCAACCTAA